From a single Alloactinosynnema sp. L-07 genomic region:
- a CDS encoding nucleotidyltransferase family protein has protein sequence MTDRRTGRLAEDAIRALCWGTAADSHEPIAHAVVAELGAVLEQTVRSKTLCLLAAYLHDNPIPELDRTVTRFLGNTLRTNRYKTYACRIAALADTAALHTAGVSVVVLGGLSVEHVLYASTGARQFSDIDLLIAPHDTERAHAVLRTQGYRPGRDDGTWTRQTGDPIVPLIVLDVATALPRAGTEDDVPELLTRCTGVTVSLHDHPLPVLAPSDALNHTLARLAARPRWALAADAIRQVRATAPPTPHHADVLAGWSVLRSHWPLLPDAPARLPVDEEPHR, from the coding sequence ATGACCGACCGACGGACAGGCCGCCTCGCTGAGGACGCCATCCGGGCCCTGTGCTGGGGCACCGCCGCCGACAGCCACGAGCCGATCGCCCATGCCGTGGTCGCCGAACTGGGCGCGGTACTCGAACAGACGGTGCGGTCGAAGACGCTCTGCCTGCTGGCCGCGTACCTGCACGACAACCCCATCCCCGAGCTGGATCGCACGGTGACGCGGTTCCTCGGCAACACGCTGCGAACCAACCGGTACAAGACCTACGCCTGCCGCATCGCCGCGCTCGCCGACACCGCGGCGTTGCACACCGCCGGCGTTTCCGTCGTCGTGCTCGGCGGGCTCAGCGTGGAACACGTCCTCTACGCCAGCACCGGCGCCCGCCAGTTCAGCGACATCGACCTCCTCATCGCGCCCCACGACACCGAACGCGCGCACGCCGTCCTCCGCACCCAGGGCTACCGTCCCGGCCGGGACGACGGGACCTGGACGCGGCAGACCGGCGACCCGATCGTCCCGCTCATCGTCCTCGACGTGGCCACGGCCCTGCCCCGTGCAGGTACCGAGGACGACGTCCCCGAGCTGCTGACTCGCTGCACCGGGGTCACCGTTTCCCTGCACGACCACCCGCTCCCAGTCCTCGCGCCGTCCGATGCGCTCAACCACACGCTGGCCCGGCTCGCGGCTCGGCCGCGCTGGGCCCTCGCCGCCGATGCGATCCGCCAGGTACGTGCGACCGCGCCGCCCACCCCGCACCACGCCGACGTCCTCGCCGGCTGGTCGGTGCTGCGCTCACATTGGCCGCTGCTGCCCGACGCCCCGGCCCGCCTCCCCGTCGATGAGGAGCCGCACCGGTGA
- a CDS encoding AAA family ATPase: protein MIIALAGLPGVGKTTLAEQLASHMPGALLLRKDAVRHALFGTEHTTYTRDQDDHCVQVLFATAVWQWLRIPDTTVVLDGRTWLAPGQVEDLRAFAATHQQPLLLLECVCPVDVAHARLAVDQLHGHHPAANRTPQLHQDLAATAVPITGPKLLLDTGKPVATNLDIVLRHLDALAASGAVIRPPAPRTVETS, encoded by the coding sequence GTGATCATCGCCTTGGCCGGGCTGCCCGGCGTCGGCAAGACCACGCTGGCCGAGCAGCTCGCCAGCCACATGCCCGGCGCGCTGCTGCTTCGCAAAGATGCCGTCCGGCACGCGCTGTTCGGCACCGAACACACCACCTACACCCGCGACCAGGACGACCACTGCGTCCAGGTCCTGTTCGCCACCGCGGTCTGGCAATGGCTGCGCATTCCCGACACGACCGTCGTGCTCGACGGGCGGACCTGGCTGGCCCCCGGCCAGGTCGAGGACCTACGCGCCTTCGCCGCCACGCACCAGCAACCCTTGCTGCTGCTCGAATGCGTCTGCCCGGTCGACGTCGCCCACGCCCGGCTGGCCGTCGATCAGCTGCACGGTCATCACCCAGCGGCCAACCGCACCCCGCAGCTACACCAGGACCTTGCCGCCACCGCCGTGCCGATCACCGGCCCGAAACTGCTGCTTGACACCGGAAAGCCGGTCGCCACCAACCTCGACATCGTCCTGCGCCACCTCGACGCCCTCGCTGCGTCCGGCGCCGTGATCCGTCCACCGGCCCCGAGAACCGTGGAGACCTCGTGA
- a CDS encoding inositol monophosphatase family protein → MSTELPGLLLIAQATVEHGAEFLRTHRPRTCTSKGDRDMATDVDLAIERILRDELTRATPGIGVHGEEEGGPIGGTRWVIDPVDGTANLTHDIPLTGISLALVVDEDPVLGVIALPQLGRTYWAADGLGACRDGHPIRVTGPARLAEAIVAIGDYGTGLGAAPRNATMLAIHAALAPRAQRIRMLGSAAADLALVADSALGASITLGNRTWDMAAGAVIAREAGVHVTDLDGTDHTTASRCTIAAAPALIEDILDIVQRASAINGFTGEEAVAC, encoded by the coding sequence GTGAGCACCGAACTGCCAGGATTGCTGCTGATCGCGCAGGCGACCGTCGAGCACGGCGCGGAGTTCCTGCGCACCCACCGCCCCCGCACCTGCACCAGCAAAGGTGACCGGGACATGGCCACCGACGTCGACCTCGCCATCGAACGGATCCTGCGTGACGAGTTGACCCGAGCCACCCCCGGAATCGGTGTCCACGGCGAAGAAGAAGGCGGCCCGATCGGTGGCACCCGCTGGGTCATCGACCCGGTCGACGGCACCGCCAACCTCACCCACGACATCCCGCTGACCGGCATCTCCCTCGCCTTGGTCGTCGACGAGGACCCTGTGCTCGGGGTCATCGCCCTGCCCCAGCTCGGCCGCACGTACTGGGCAGCGGACGGCCTCGGAGCCTGCCGAGACGGCCATCCGATTCGCGTCACCGGCCCGGCGCGCCTGGCCGAGGCGATCGTCGCGATCGGTGACTACGGCACCGGACTCGGCGCCGCCCCTCGCAACGCGACAATGCTGGCGATCCACGCCGCCCTGGCGCCCCGAGCGCAACGCATCCGGATGCTCGGGTCTGCCGCTGCCGACCTCGCCCTGGTGGCCGACTCCGCCCTCGGCGCGTCGATCACCCTCGGCAACCGCACCTGGGACATGGCCGCCGGAGCCGTCATCGCCCGCGAAGCGGGCGTCCACGTGACCGATCTCGACGGCACCGACCACACCACTGCCTCACGCTGCACCATCGCCGCCGCACCGGCCCTGATCGAGGACATCCTCGACATCGTCCAGCGTGCGAGCGCGATCAACGGCTTCACCGGCGAGGAGGCCGTGGCGTGCTGA
- a CDS encoding phosphotransferase yields the protein MLITFEGLPGAGKSTQSRMLARCLEASGHPVTVVPDLATLDTDPVAATLVDLLRTSGDPFLRSGDAITDTMITVAIRADLVATVLDPALAENPAAVVIEDRGIHTMASYAIAALLRQHRAPTDVALDWLNALTALAGPRPTRALWLRVPPNVAARRADERGGGRRPAFTSEQRAHLTWIDHAYALLAERDPQLAVLDVTDLDPVGTHLAIHATLRQISQTGDIDLSQCEGHHETAEPVSYAGHARPRPSVSSRNRESETMTTLASHREHTAPTDLLNALRTARAVGADALAATLHEHGLHALDGGRNNDVFAWTAATTPICIKLFKKTDRQRVEREWHGLIHASSLGNAPKPLWLDEDTEQPALGMTLLPGSPILDVLDPASAITSLAKATRALQNVPLSEPLASLERVDSIGHYIARLTDVWPGQLADSTDDPQTPDMLALLRRWENSGDAELLARPATRVYSRGDANLLNWLHDGETTYVADFEFSGFSDVAVDAADHIEHISARVIPDDVWGSAEADLGVTPGNRARFDAARRTIALRWLAVLWKQRTKRVEEFTALHERVRALQG from the coding sequence GTGCTGATCACCTTCGAGGGCCTGCCCGGAGCGGGCAAGAGCACACAGAGCCGGATGCTCGCGAGGTGCCTGGAAGCCAGCGGCCACCCCGTCACCGTCGTCCCTGACCTAGCCACCCTGGACACCGATCCCGTCGCGGCCACCCTCGTCGACCTGCTGCGCACCAGCGGCGACCCCTTCCTGCGCAGTGGCGACGCCATCACCGACACCATGATCACCGTCGCTATCCGGGCTGACCTCGTCGCCACCGTCCTCGATCCGGCTCTGGCCGAGAACCCCGCCGCCGTCGTGATCGAAGACCGCGGCATCCACACGATGGCCTCCTACGCGATCGCCGCCCTTCTCCGCCAGCACCGCGCCCCGACCGACGTCGCCCTCGACTGGCTGAATGCCCTCACAGCCCTGGCCGGGCCGCGCCCCACCCGAGCGCTGTGGCTGCGGGTACCCCCTAACGTTGCCGCCCGTCGCGCCGACGAACGCGGCGGAGGCCGCCGCCCCGCATTCACCAGCGAGCAACGCGCCCACCTCACCTGGATCGACCACGCCTACGCACTGCTTGCCGAACGCGACCCCCAGCTCGCCGTCCTCGATGTCACCGACCTCGACCCGGTTGGCACCCACCTCGCCATTCACGCCACCTTGCGTCAGATCAGCCAGACGGGCGACATCGACCTGAGCCAGTGCGAGGGGCACCACGAAACCGCCGAACCCGTCTCCTACGCTGGCCACGCCAGACCCCGTCCATCCGTGTCGAGCCGAAACCGAGAGTCCGAAACGATGACCACGTTGGCCAGCCACCGCGAGCACACCGCTCCCACCGACCTGCTCAACGCCCTGCGCACCGCGCGTGCAGTCGGAGCCGACGCACTGGCCGCCACGCTCCACGAACACGGGCTGCACGCACTCGACGGTGGCCGCAACAACGACGTCTTCGCCTGGACCGCGGCCACCACACCGATCTGCATCAAGCTCTTCAAGAAGACCGACCGGCAGCGCGTCGAGCGCGAATGGCACGGCCTCATCCACGCCAGCAGCCTGGGCAACGCACCGAAACCCCTGTGGCTCGACGAGGACACCGAACAGCCGGCCCTCGGCATGACGTTACTGCCCGGCTCCCCGATCCTCGATGTTCTCGACCCGGCATCGGCCATCACGTCGCTGGCCAAGGCCACCCGCGCTCTGCAGAACGTTCCGCTGAGCGAGCCGCTGGCCAGCCTGGAGCGCGTCGACTCCATCGGCCACTACATCGCCCGGCTCACCGATGTCTGGCCCGGCCAGCTCGCCGACTCCACCGACGATCCCCAGACCCCGGACATGCTGGCCCTCCTGCGCCGCTGGGAGAACAGCGGCGACGCCGAACTGCTCGCGCGGCCCGCCACGCGCGTCTACTCCCGCGGCGACGCGAACCTGCTCAACTGGCTCCACGACGGCGAGACCACCTATGTCGCGGACTTCGAGTTCAGCGGCTTCTCCGATGTCGCCGTCGACGCCGCCGACCATATTGAGCACATCAGCGCCCGAGTCATTCCTGACGACGTCTGGGGCAGCGCCGAAGCCGATCTCGGCGTCACACCGGGCAACCGTGCCCGATTCGACGCCGCGCGGCGCACGATCGCGCTGCGGTGGCTCGCCGTGCTGTGGAAGCAGCGCACCAAGCGGGTCGAGGAGTTCACCGCTCTGCACGAGCGGGTGCGCGCCCTCCAAGGCTGA
- a CDS encoding NUDIX domain-containing protein, with protein sequence MIKHFTSSVFVSGLVDGVWSLELIEHPRLRRWMIPGGHVELGESQVDAALREVEEETGRRVRLVRPPGPAVPPAFPRTALTMPWWMTEQPVPPDAHYGDRHVHVDHQYVGLIADPDEVTQKPEHLFRRVGLEELDGLAMFADTRLLAAGLFAVVPMLGAGDFDAASILTSLAGDGQS encoded by the coding sequence GTGATCAAGCACTTCACATCGAGCGTATTCGTCTCCGGGCTGGTCGATGGAGTGTGGAGTCTGGAACTGATCGAGCATCCTCGCCTGCGGCGTTGGATGATCCCCGGTGGTCACGTCGAACTGGGCGAGTCGCAGGTTGATGCCGCACTCCGCGAGGTCGAAGAGGAAACTGGCCGACGGGTTCGATTGGTGCGGCCCCCTGGTCCGGCGGTCCCGCCCGCGTTTCCGCGCACGGCGCTGACGATGCCGTGGTGGATGACCGAGCAGCCGGTGCCGCCGGATGCGCACTACGGGGATCGTCACGTGCATGTCGATCACCAGTACGTCGGCCTTATAGCCGACCCTGATGAGGTGACCCAAAAGCCGGAGCACTTGTTCCGCCGGGTAGGACTGGAGGAACTCGACGGCCTCGCGATGTTTGCCGACACACGGCTGCTCGCGGCCGGTTTGTTCGCGGTCGTGCCGATGCTCGGCGCTGGCGACTTCGACGCGGCGTCCATTCTGACGTCGCTGGCGGGCGATGGGCAGTCGTGA
- a CDS encoding NUDIX domain-containing protein, with amino-acid sequence MIDQLTVEAAVTDARLAAMEFDDAQAWLRARPTLTEPLAAEVWVADPTFSHVLLVRHRVRGWVPPGGKVEPGETPRVAAIRELAEEAGVAGELLPAPAAVAVRSFRSDWTPTLSLSYAAIVGRDEPLGGESEQPSKWVDLDETWESVFPEDRDRIRAYVRRLAAGNEVRAR; translated from the coding sequence ATGATTGATCAGTTGACCGTGGAAGCGGCTGTCACCGATGCTCGCCTTGCTGCGATGGAGTTCGATGACGCCCAGGCGTGGCTGCGCGCCCGCCCGACGCTGACGGAGCCCCTTGCGGCCGAGGTCTGGGTCGCCGACCCCACTTTCAGTCACGTGCTGCTCGTGCGGCACCGTGTGCGCGGGTGGGTTCCGCCTGGAGGGAAGGTCGAGCCGGGTGAGACACCGCGGGTCGCCGCGATTCGTGAACTCGCGGAAGAGGCTGGCGTGGCGGGCGAGCTCCTGCCTGCGCCTGCCGCAGTCGCGGTTCGATCGTTTCGTTCTGACTGGACGCCCACGTTGAGCTTGTCCTACGCCGCAATCGTCGGCCGTGACGAGCCGTTGGGCGGGGAGAGCGAACAGCCTTCGAAGTGGGTCGATTTGGATGAGACGTGGGAGAGCGTGTTTCCAGAGGACCGCGACCGTATCCGCGCTTACGTGCGCCGACTGGCTGCAGGCAACGAAGTCCGGGCGCGCTGA
- a CDS encoding HAD family hydrolase: MVTAVVFDVGETLLDDSREWGAWADWIGVPRHTFSTVLGAVTAAGRDNAETFQYFKPGFDLARERRLREEAGLGERIEDGDLYPDVLPGLARLRELGLWVGVAGNQTARAAELLRALGLPVDQVATSGEWGVAKPSLEFFARVAEMVPDGPGETVYVGDHRDNDVVAAKAAGFRTALIRRGPWGHLWADDPLVRRDADWVIDSLHDLPDLLAPH; encoded by the coding sequence ATGGTGACCGCGGTGGTGTTCGACGTGGGCGAGACGTTGCTGGACGACTCGCGCGAGTGGGGTGCGTGGGCCGACTGGATCGGCGTGCCACGTCATACCTTCTCGACCGTGCTGGGTGCGGTCACCGCTGCCGGCCGGGACAACGCCGAGACGTTCCAGTACTTCAAGCCGGGCTTCGACCTCGCCCGCGAGCGGCGGCTACGGGAAGAGGCCGGACTGGGTGAGCGTATCGAGGACGGCGACCTTTATCCCGACGTCCTGCCCGGCTTGGCGCGGCTGCGGGAGCTCGGCTTGTGGGTGGGGGTGGCCGGGAACCAGACTGCCCGCGCGGCGGAGCTGCTTCGTGCGCTGGGCCTGCCGGTGGACCAGGTCGCGACCTCGGGCGAGTGGGGTGTCGCCAAACCCTCGCTCGAGTTCTTCGCGCGCGTCGCGGAGATGGTGCCCGACGGACCCGGCGAGACGGTGTACGTGGGTGACCACCGGGACAACGACGTGGTGGCGGCGAAGGCGGCGGGGTTCCGCACGGCGTTGATCAGGCGTGGCCCGTGGGGCCACCTCTGGGCTGACGACCCGCTGGTGCGTCGCGACGCCGATTGGGTGATCGACTCCCTGCATGACCTGCCCGATCTGCTGGCTCCGCACTAA
- a CDS encoding helix-turn-helix transcriptional regulator, whose translation MAARPLTPLAAAREAAGYTQESLAVTLKVERTTIGRWERGVQSPQPWQRPGLARALQVSLDELDGLLRRTARRSSKPTSAAVLTPAPIGVELIPPAPPTSDSHEREPVAEVDVIHAAIPRLRRALDRLDLPDDGPTRTPAGLHGDIARASDDRLQSRYGNLARRLPDLITELARAGQLGDTTDRRHAAALLTLALRAADGVAFKFGYLDLSARLIDLMRSAAQLAEDPLLLAAVAYVRTETFFANGDLDTAARALELAADHVPDLDTASASAAFGALHMRAAVVAGRAGKPDRAADHLREARRAATGVPEGVYQGTAFGPASLRIHELAVAVELRDPLGIERAAAWHPPDTLPAERRSHYFIDLARAQLTLGRHEDAYLCLQAARQAAPEHTRAHPQVRHSLSTLLRTHSAPSTGLLDLAAWARAR comes from the coding sequence ATGGCGGCACGGCCACTCACTCCGCTGGCCGCTGCTCGCGAAGCCGCCGGCTATACCCAGGAAAGCCTCGCCGTCACGCTGAAGGTTGAGCGCACCACCATCGGCCGATGGGAACGCGGCGTCCAATCGCCCCAGCCGTGGCAGCGACCCGGCCTCGCCCGCGCCCTGCAGGTCTCCCTGGACGAGTTGGACGGCCTGCTGCGCCGCACTGCCCGACGCTCCAGCAAGCCCACCTCCGCTGCGGTCCTGACCCCAGCACCGATCGGCGTTGAGCTGATCCCGCCGGCACCACCCACCAGCGACAGCCACGAGCGCGAACCCGTCGCCGAGGTCGACGTCATCCACGCCGCGATCCCGCGCCTGCGCCGCGCCCTCGACCGACTGGACCTGCCCGACGACGGGCCCACCAGGACCCCGGCCGGCCTGCACGGCGACATCGCCCGCGCCAGCGACGACCGGCTGCAATCCCGCTACGGCAACCTCGCCCGCCGCCTACCCGACCTCATCACCGAACTCGCCCGCGCCGGCCAGCTCGGCGACACCACCGACCGCCGCCACGCCGCAGCCCTGCTCACCCTGGCGCTGCGCGCCGCCGACGGCGTGGCCTTCAAGTTCGGCTACCTGGACCTGTCCGCGCGGCTGATCGACCTCATGCGCTCGGCCGCCCAGCTCGCCGAGGACCCACTACTGCTGGCCGCAGTGGCGTACGTGCGCACCGAGACCTTCTTCGCCAACGGCGACCTGGACACCGCCGCCCGCGCCCTCGAACTCGCCGCCGACCACGTGCCCGACCTCGACACCGCCTCGGCCTCGGCCGCCTTCGGCGCCCTGCACATGCGCGCCGCGGTCGTCGCAGGCCGGGCTGGCAAGCCCGATCGCGCCGCCGACCACCTGCGCGAAGCCCGCCGCGCCGCGACCGGCGTCCCCGAGGGCGTTTACCAGGGCACCGCGTTCGGCCCGGCCTCCTTACGCATCCACGAACTCGCCGTCGCCGTCGAACTACGCGATCCCCTGGGCATCGAACGGGCGGCGGCCTGGCACCCGCCCGACACCCTGCCCGCCGAACGTCGCTCCCACTACTTCATCGACCTCGCCCGCGCCCAGCTCACGCTCGGTCGTCACGAGGACGCCTACCTGTGCCTGCAAGCCGCCCGCCAGGCCGCGCCCGAGCACACCCGCGCCCATCCCCAGGTCCGCCATTCGCTGTCGACCTTGCTGCGTACTCACAGCGCCCCGAGCACGGGACTGCTCGACCTCGCCGCCTGGGCACGTGCCCGTTGA
- a CDS encoding 6-carboxytetrahydropterin synthase: MAHKITVEHSFESGHRLPHLGGKCVSLHGHSWSAAVTVSAPELSPEVTVVEFGALKVGLRRWIDEHLDHASMLGARDRLIEPLIAEGSRVFCFGVERPADVAEQFARGLPWPTVEAVAVLLGRVAESVLAGLSRADGARVERVLVRETRLNTAVYEPSVPR, encoded by the coding sequence ATGGCGCACAAGATCACCGTCGAGCATTCGTTCGAGTCCGGGCACCGACTGCCACACCTGGGTGGCAAGTGCGTGAGCCTGCACGGCCACTCCTGGTCGGCCGCAGTGACGGTGAGCGCCCCGGAGTTGAGTCCCGAGGTGACCGTGGTGGAGTTCGGCGCGCTCAAGGTCGGGCTTCGGCGGTGGATCGACGAGCACCTCGACCACGCCTCGATGCTCGGCGCGCGCGACCGGCTGATCGAGCCGCTGATCGCGGAGGGCAGCCGGGTGTTCTGTTTCGGGGTCGAGCGCCCGGCGGACGTTGCCGAGCAGTTCGCCCGCGGGCTGCCGTGGCCCACCGTGGAGGCCGTCGCGGTCCTGCTGGGGCGGGTCGCCGAGAGCGTCTTGGCCGGGCTTTCTCGCGCTGACGGCGCGAGGGTCGAGCGGGTCCTGGTCCGCGAGACCCGGCTCAACACCGCCGTCTACGAGCCCTCGGTGCCGCGATGA
- a CDS encoding NUDIX domain-containing protein produces MTTTSPALGPLVAVYGLVGHDDRLLVVRDSDATRYRLPGGLVRAGEAVEDALRRILREQVDAHVAHLDFCAVVELRDQHVGTQPTVFELALLFDVTLTDPSAVGVDHGEARWFTDTELGHLDLRPTALADRVRTGGPTREQPWWPARS; encoded by the coding sequence ATGACTACCACCTCGCCCGCCCTCGGCCCGCTCGTCGCGGTGTATGGCCTCGTCGGACACGACGATCGTCTTCTGGTCGTCCGCGACTCCGACGCCACCAGGTACCGGCTGCCGGGCGGCCTCGTACGAGCCGGCGAAGCTGTCGAAGACGCCCTGCGGCGCATCCTGCGGGAACAGGTCGACGCGCACGTGGCCCACCTGGACTTCTGCGCCGTCGTGGAACTGCGTGACCAGCACGTGGGCACGCAACCCACCGTCTTCGAGCTGGCCCTGCTGTTCGACGTGACCCTCACCGACCCCAGCGCGGTCGGGGTCGACCACGGCGAAGCGCGCTGGTTCACCGACACCGAACTCGGCCACTTGGACCTGCGGCCGACGGCCCTCGCGGATCGGGTGCGCACCGGTGGACCGACCCGCGAGCAGCCGTGGTGGCCCGCCCGGTCCTGA
- a CDS encoding inositol monophosphatase family protein, translating to MSSALDLTAALPAAHAATDLAVEHVLSHPPRNIRYKGDRNPVSEVDETVEHLVRLRLSARGHAEIGFVGEETGAVGNPDTYWVLDPIDGTINHQHANPLCAITLGLVHHGQPVLGVTALPFLGHRYWAIQGHGAYRDGDPISTSTTDALNKALVGFSDYGSGADEGLRDVLCAAVDRELTARAQGLRRYGSTALDLVWVADGTLDACVLLGNHTWDTAAGAVIAREAGALVLDADGSPHSTKSRCAIAMTPGLRDEVLPFLRVLRGSRFWPDRNEPDGFDHLAAPLGTEALP from the coding sequence ATGTCGTCGGCACTTGACCTCACCGCCGCCCTGCCGGCGGCCCACGCCGCGACCGACCTTGCGGTCGAGCACGTGCTCAGCCACCCTCCACGCAACATCCGGTACAAGGGAGACCGCAACCCGGTCTCCGAAGTGGACGAGACCGTCGAACACCTTGTCCGGCTACGACTGAGCGCGCGCGGTCACGCCGAGATCGGGTTCGTGGGGGAAGAGACCGGAGCGGTCGGCAACCCGGACACCTACTGGGTGCTCGACCCCATCGACGGCACGATCAACCACCAGCACGCCAACCCGCTGTGCGCCATCACCCTCGGCCTGGTCCACCACGGCCAGCCGGTCCTCGGCGTCACCGCGCTGCCTTTCCTCGGCCACCGTTACTGGGCGATACAGGGCCACGGTGCCTACCGCGACGGCGACCCGATCAGCACCTCCACCACCGACGCCCTCAACAAGGCCCTGGTCGGGTTCAGCGACTACGGCAGCGGTGCCGACGAAGGGTTGCGCGACGTGCTGTGCGCCGCCGTGGACCGCGAACTCACCGCCCGAGCTCAAGGGCTGCGCCGGTACGGCTCCACCGCGCTGGACCTGGTCTGGGTCGCCGACGGCACCCTGGACGCCTGCGTGCTGCTCGGCAACCACACCTGGGACACCGCGGCCGGCGCCGTCATCGCCCGCGAGGCCGGTGCCCTCGTGCTCGACGCCGACGGCAGCCCGCACTCGACCAAGTCGCGCTGCGCGATCGCGATGACACCGGGGCTACGGGACGAGGTGTTGCCCTTCCTGCGGGTGCTGCGCGGTAGCCGCTTCTGGCCCGATCGCAACGAACCCGACGGCTTCGACCACCTGGCAGCTCCTCTCGGAACCGAAGCCCTGCCGTGA
- a CDS encoding class I SAM-dependent methyltransferase → MSTARDRSARWRRYWDKHSGTYDRQMGFMDRVLFGDSRQWACSRAVGDVLEVAVGTGLNLAVYPDDVTLTGIDLSEDMLAIARGRAAGLGRPVTLLQGNAHALPFDDAAFDTVVCTFGLCAIPDIDAAVKEMRRVLRPGGRLVLVDHVRSSSPVARAVQRLLEVVTVPLAGEHFLRRPLHVVREAGFTVDDAQRFKIGIVERVSARKPATP, encoded by the coding sequence ATGTCCACGGCACGGGACCGTAGCGCTCGCTGGCGGCGCTACTGGGACAAGCACTCCGGCACCTATGACAGGCAGATGGGGTTCATGGACCGGGTGCTGTTCGGCGACTCCCGCCAGTGGGCGTGTTCCCGAGCCGTCGGCGACGTACTGGAGGTCGCGGTCGGAACCGGCCTCAACCTCGCTGTCTATCCCGACGACGTCACCCTGACCGGCATCGACCTGAGCGAGGACATGCTGGCGATCGCCCGTGGCAGGGCGGCCGGACTCGGCCGCCCGGTGACCCTCCTCCAGGGCAACGCCCACGCACTGCCCTTCGACGACGCCGCGTTCGACACCGTGGTGTGCACGTTCGGCCTCTGCGCGATCCCGGACATCGACGCCGCGGTCAAGGAGATGCGCCGGGTGCTGCGACCCGGTGGTCGGCTGGTGCTGGTCGACCACGTCAGGAGCTCGTCACCGGTGGCACGAGCGGTGCAACGGCTGCTGGAGGTCGTCACGGTTCCGCTGGCGGGCGAGCATTTCCTTCGCAGGCCACTCCACGTTGTCCGCGAGGCCGGGTTCACCGTCGACGACGCGCAACGCTTCAAGATCGGCATCGTGGAACGGGTCAGCGCCCGCAAGCCCGCCACACCGTGA
- a CDS encoding M56 family metallopeptidase, translating to MSVAACLLLYSFAVAVVAPRLLPRWTRTGAAPRLGVTAWLVAIGSVPASWFAATAFLVVELVRDWNRPGGIVGTCFAALQVVAVGGAGVVLQFGLFTLTALVLGGAAVLAVRLGRSLVRARSRTHDHARMARVVGRRIPGSDAVVLDAPERLAYCVAGRPDTIVVTSGALDALDDHHLDAVLAHERAHLAGRHHLLLAATRGLAAVLPRVGLFATGATEIARLVEMCADDEAARDHGSRTVLGALLALSGAASLPTGALGATGVGVLARAERLAEPAGLRRRMYTRLSLATVVTLLAVGPVLAAVGVSLCDPSALY from the coding sequence ATGAGCGTCGCCGCCTGCCTGCTGCTGTACAGCTTCGCGGTGGCCGTGGTCGCCCCGCGACTGCTGCCGCGGTGGACACGAACCGGTGCGGCTCCGCGGCTCGGTGTCACGGCGTGGCTGGTCGCGATCGGCAGCGTGCCGGCGTCCTGGTTCGCGGCGACGGCGTTCCTGGTGGTGGAACTGGTGCGCGACTGGAACCGGCCGGGCGGGATCGTCGGCACCTGCTTCGCCGCACTCCAGGTCGTGGCCGTCGGCGGCGCCGGTGTCGTCCTCCAGTTCGGGCTGTTCACGCTCACCGCGCTGGTGCTGGGTGGCGCGGCGGTCCTGGCCGTGCGCCTGGGCCGGTCCCTGGTCCGCGCACGGTCCCGCACCCATGACCACGCCCGGATGGCGCGTGTCGTCGGACGGCGCATCCCGGGTTCCGACGCCGTCGTCCTCGACGCCCCCGAACGGCTCGCCTACTGCGTCGCCGGCCGACCGGACACCATCGTCGTCACCAGCGGCGCCCTGGACGCGCTCGATGATCACCACCTGGACGCGGTCCTGGCCCACGAACGCGCCCACCTCGCCGGCCGCCACCATCTTCTCCTGGCCGCCACCCGCGGCCTGGCCGCGGTGCTGCCCAGGGTAGGGCTGTTCGCCACCGGCGCCACCGAGATCGCCCGCCTGGTGGAGATGTGCGCCGACGACGAGGCGGCGCGCGATCACGGCTCCCGCACCGTGCTCGGGGCGCTGCTCGCCCTCTCCGGCGCCGCCTCGCTGCCGACCGGCGCGCTGGGCGCCACGGGCGTGGGAGTCCTGGCCCGTGCCGAGCGGCTCGCCGAGCCCGCCGGTCTGCGCCGGCGGATGTACACGCGCCTGTCCCTCGCCACGGTGGTGACGCTGCTGGCCGTCGGGCCGGTGCTCGCCGCCGTCGGAGTCTCACTGTGCGACCCGAGCGCCCTTTACTGA